One genomic region from Prochlorococcus marinus str. SB encodes:
- the glyS gene encoding glycine--tRNA ligase subunit beta — MSKYLLEIGTEELPAKFSHSVLEQFKSLIEFELDKKLIKFENITVTSTPRRIVLLLEGLVDYAEDKIIERKGPKANSAYLNGCPTNAALGFANSLDIDVGELKIKKTEKGDFVFGKKIEKGLSTKNSLSSIIPKLVKSLQGPRFMKWGAGNIKFSRPIRWIASIYNDEILDFEFDECDPKIKISNKTKSHRLINEVLEVQNPDDFFELLKRNRVIAIRKERKEKIESLINQASKSLNLKPDLSEGLLNELTDLVEWPDLIIGKFSNEFLDLPVEVLSTVMKIHQRYVPLLFKNESFSKLDLSSEKNISTTFCVISNGLEESSNNIAKGNEKVLRARFSDAKFFVESDKKVASIERNEKLKSVSYLKGLGNIFQRVERIEEVTKKILKFINDKSLEEKKLIEAAKYCKNDLCSEIVFEFPELQGIMGGKYLKFEGFSEDVCLAVAEHYLPSFYKDALPSTKYGAIVSIADKVETLISIFISGKRPSGSSDPYALRRNLNGVIKIIWDYELDLPLDKLFNELIDFWKILFPNLNFSREIVLNDLNEFLVQRIISHLEEISLSKEIIKAVCSSDELSQKRVLNIVDLKNRVNTIINFNEKGNFVEIQKVITRVSKLANKSDISIDVLSTRDYINTKLFEKDCEFKVFEFIRELEKHFSEGYCNYLELLNLFEINLNTIEDLFDNEKGVLIMSEDFKIRNNRLNLLSLIRNYSLKIADFTLLNS, encoded by the coding sequence TTGTCTAAATATTTACTTGAGATAGGAACAGAAGAGTTGCCCGCAAAATTTTCTCATTCTGTTCTAGAGCAATTTAAATCTCTAATAGAATTTGAATTGGATAAAAAGTTAATCAAATTCGAAAATATAACTGTTACCTCCACACCTAGGAGGATAGTTCTACTTCTCGAAGGTTTAGTTGATTATGCAGAAGATAAGATAATAGAAAGAAAAGGGCCTAAAGCAAATTCAGCTTATTTAAATGGATGTCCTACTAATGCTGCTTTAGGATTTGCTAATAGCTTAGATATAGATGTAGGTGAGCTAAAAATAAAAAAAACAGAAAAGGGTGATTTTGTATTTGGAAAGAAAATTGAAAAAGGACTATCAACAAAAAATTCTTTGTCTTCGATTATCCCAAAACTAGTAAAGAGTCTTCAAGGCCCTCGATTTATGAAATGGGGGGCTGGGAACATAAAATTTTCAAGACCTATTAGGTGGATTGCGTCTATTTATAATGATGAAATTCTTGATTTTGAATTTGATGAATGTGATCCAAAGATCAAAATAAGTAATAAAACGAAAAGTCATAGGCTAATCAATGAAGTTTTAGAAGTTCAGAATCCTGATGATTTCTTTGAGTTATTGAAACGAAATAGAGTAATAGCTATTCGAAAAGAAAGAAAAGAAAAAATTGAAAGTTTAATAAATCAGGCATCTAAATCTTTAAATCTGAAACCTGACCTTTCAGAAGGATTACTAAATGAACTAACTGACTTAGTTGAATGGCCAGACTTAATTATTGGCAAATTTAGTAATGAATTTCTTGATCTTCCGGTTGAAGTTCTCTCAACAGTCATGAAAATTCATCAGAGATACGTTCCTCTTTTATTTAAAAACGAAAGTTTTTCTAAACTAGATTTAAGCTCTGAAAAAAATATTAGTACAACTTTCTGCGTTATTTCAAATGGTCTTGAAGAATCAAGTAATAATATCGCTAAAGGTAATGAGAAAGTATTAAGGGCAAGGTTTTCAGATGCAAAGTTTTTCGTAGAAAGTGACAAAAAAGTTGCTTCAATCGAAAGAAATGAAAAGCTTAAATCTGTTTCATATTTAAAAGGACTTGGAAATATATTTCAGAGGGTAGAAAGGATAGAGGAAGTTACTAAAAAAATTCTTAAATTTATAAATGATAAGTCTCTAGAAGAAAAAAAATTAATAGAAGCTGCTAAATACTGTAAAAACGACTTATGTAGCGAAATTGTTTTCGAATTTCCTGAGCTGCAAGGAATAATGGGTGGTAAATATCTTAAATTTGAGGGATTTAGTGAGGATGTTTGCTTGGCTGTCGCTGAACATTATTTACCTTCTTTTTATAAAGATGCTTTGCCCTCCACAAAATATGGTGCAATAGTTTCCATAGCAGATAAGGTAGAAACTTTAATAAGTATATTTATTTCTGGTAAACGACCTAGTGGATCATCTGATCCTTATGCCTTAAGAAGAAATTTGAATGGTGTGATTAAAATAATTTGGGATTATGAACTTGATTTACCTTTAGATAAATTATTCAACGAACTTATTGATTTTTGGAAAATCTTATTTCCGAATTTAAACTTCTCAAGAGAAATAGTATTAAATGATTTAAATGAATTTTTAGTTCAAAGAATTATTAGTCATCTAGAAGAAATATCACTAAGTAAAGAAATAATAAAGGCTGTTTGCTCTTCTGATGAATTATCTCAAAAAAGAGTATTGAATATTGTTGATCTTAAAAATAGGGTTAATACTATTATCAATTTTAACGAAAAGGGTAATTTTGTAGAAATCCAGAAGGTAATTACTAGGGTAAGCAAATTAGCAAATAAAAGTGATATTTCAATAGACGTTCTCTCAACAAGAGATTATATAAACACAAAACTTTTTGAAAAAGATTGTGAATTCAAAGTTTTTGAATTTATTAGAGAATTAGAAAAACATTTTTCAGAAGGTTATTGCAATTATTTGGAACTTCTAAATTTGTTTGAGATTAATTTAAACACTATCGAGGATTTATTTGATAATGAAAAGGGAGTCCTAATAATGTCAGAGGATTTTAAAATAAGAAATAATAGACTAAATTTGTTGAGCTTAATTAGAAATTATTCTCTAAAAATTGCCGACTTTACACTTTTGAACTCTTAA
- a CDS encoding NADPH-dependent assimilatory sulfite reductase hemoprotein subunit: MIKVEKVKKKKDSAKDETVCLANGLEVSKFENFKKSSQFLKEPLATELVNESDHFTNDAVQLLKFHGSYQQDNRENRRPGKSKDWQMMLRLRNPGGEVPGKLFLALDELSENLGNGTLRATTRQAFQMHGIRKENLKEVIQTIVNSMGSTLAACGDINRNVMAPAAPFDSPDYNIARALAKKVADLLTPIAGQGTFLELWADGDLEYIIKPDKDIEAIRKLQFKDNVFSGIKDEPLYGSTYLPRKFKCAVTVPGDNSVDLLTNDIGIVAFTSKDGNLEGCNFYVGGGMGRTHNNEETFARIADPLGYVEEPDVYELIQSIVAIQRDYGDRKSRKNSRMKYLLHRKGIKWFKKILSDKYFKKEIKKIRKEPDKVLIDYLGWHKQNKTSHFVGLPLLSGRLSGEKKNTITSIVKKYNLDLRLTPNQDILLCNIANKNKGEIQKSLSKIGYGNLENINKIQRHALACPALPLCGLAMTEAERILPDVLKRIENLLLNLKIQKTILFRMTGCPNGCTRPYMAELALVGSGQNKYQLWLGGSKNLQRLAKPFLQRMELNDLEKTLQPLFDNWKSNLDLDFGDFINTQDENYILNLLNENQ; the protein is encoded by the coding sequence TTGATCAAGGTTGAGAAAGTAAAAAAGAAAAAAGATTCTGCAAAGGATGAGACTGTTTGTTTAGCAAATGGACTAGAAGTTTCTAAATTTGAAAATTTTAAAAAAAGTAGCCAATTTCTTAAGGAACCACTTGCTACGGAATTAGTCAATGAGAGTGATCATTTTACTAATGATGCAGTTCAGTTACTAAAATTTCATGGTAGTTATCAACAAGATAACAGGGAAAATAGAAGGCCTGGCAAAAGTAAAGATTGGCAAATGATGCTTAGGTTAAGAAATCCGGGCGGTGAAGTCCCTGGAAAATTATTTTTAGCATTAGATGAATTATCTGAAAATCTAGGTAATGGAACACTTAGGGCAACTACAAGACAAGCCTTTCAAATGCATGGAATCAGAAAGGAAAACCTAAAAGAAGTAATCCAAACAATAGTAAATTCAATGGGCTCGACATTAGCTGCCTGTGGAGACATAAATAGAAACGTTATGGCACCTGCGGCTCCATTTGATTCGCCAGATTATAATATTGCAAGAGCATTGGCAAAGAAAGTTGCAGATCTTCTCACCCCAATAGCAGGCCAAGGTACTTTTTTAGAGCTTTGGGCTGATGGAGACTTAGAATACATCATAAAGCCTGACAAAGATATTGAAGCAATTAGGAAGCTCCAATTCAAAGATAATGTTTTTAGTGGGATAAAAGATGAGCCACTTTATGGTTCAACTTATTTACCGAGAAAATTCAAATGTGCCGTGACAGTTCCTGGGGACAATTCTGTTGATCTTCTTACCAATGACATAGGAATAGTTGCCTTTACTTCTAAAGATGGAAACTTAGAAGGGTGCAATTTCTATGTTGGAGGTGGTATGGGTCGCACACATAATAATGAGGAGACCTTTGCAAGAATTGCAGATCCACTTGGATATGTTGAAGAACCTGATGTTTATGAATTAATACAAAGCATTGTGGCTATTCAAAGAGATTATGGTGATAGAAAATCAAGAAAAAATTCGAGAATGAAATATCTTCTTCATAGAAAAGGTATTAAATGGTTCAAAAAGATACTTTCTGATAAGTATTTCAAAAAAGAAATTAAAAAAATCAGAAAAGAACCTGATAAGGTTCTTATTGATTACCTAGGTTGGCATAAACAAAATAAAACCTCTCATTTCGTGGGATTACCATTATTATCAGGGCGATTATCTGGAGAGAAGAAGAATACTATCACAAGTATTGTTAAAAAATATAATTTAGATTTAAGACTCACACCTAATCAAGATATTTTACTTTGTAATATCGCCAATAAAAACAAAGGTGAAATTCAAAAATCTCTATCAAAAATTGGATACGGAAATTTAGAAAACATTAATAAAATACAAAGACATGCTCTAGCTTGTCCCGCTTTACCACTTTGTGGTCTTGCAATGACTGAAGCTGAAAGAATATTACCTGACGTACTAAAAAGGATTGAAAATTTACTATTAAATCTAAAAATACAAAAGACAATATTATTCAGAATGACGGGATGTCCGAATGGATGTACCAGGCCTTATATGGCCGAATTAGCACTTGTTGGAAGTGGTCAAAACAAATACCAATTATGGTTGGGGGGCAGTAAAAATCTACAAAGGCTTGCTAAACCATTTCTACAAAGAATGGAGCTTAACGATTTAGAAAAAACTCTTCAACCATTATTTGATAATTGGAAGAGTAATTTGGATTTGGATTTCGGAGATTTTATAAATACTCAAGATGAAAATTATATATTGAATTTACTGAATGAAAATCAATAG
- the chlP gene encoding geranylgeranyl reductase: protein MLRVAVIGGGPSGSCAAEILAKAGIKTWLFERKLDNAKPCGGAIPLCMVEEFDLPESIIDRKVRHMRMISPSNREVDISLDRVYGKSDNEFIGMCRREVMDAFMRNRASDLGAKLINGLVTSIDTGDNNQGPYKLSYSDFTNGDKKGELKELTVDLLIGADGANSRVAKAMDAGDYKVAIAFQERIKLPKEEMSYYEDLAEMYVGTDVSPDFYGWVFPKYDHVAVGTGTMQKNQSLIKGLQEGVRNRAKKRLVNGEVIKVEAHPIPEHPRPRRVVGRMALVGDAAGYVTKSSGEGIYFAAKSGRMCAEEIVEASKNGQVIPSEKDLKNYLKKWDKKYGTTYKVLEILQNIFYRNDSAREAFVEMCDDMDVQRLTFDSYLYKRVVSMKPLQQLKITMLTLGSILRGKALAPHKYKPVDSAVRENKEVEKMLENYSIKGGIKVKSSKV, encoded by the coding sequence ATGTTGAGGGTAGCTGTTATTGGTGGAGGTCCAAGTGGTTCATGTGCGGCAGAAATACTTGCTAAAGCTGGAATAAAAACTTGGCTATTCGAGAGAAAATTAGATAATGCGAAACCATGTGGAGGAGCAATTCCACTTTGCATGGTTGAAGAATTTGATTTGCCTGAGTCAATTATTGATAGAAAAGTAAGGCATATGAGAATGATATCTCCATCAAATAGAGAAGTAGATATAAGTTTAGATAGAGTTTATGGGAAAAGTGATAATGAGTTTATTGGGATGTGTAGAAGAGAAGTTATGGATGCCTTTATGCGCAACAGAGCATCAGATCTTGGTGCTAAATTAATAAATGGATTAGTTACTTCTATTGATACTGGCGATAATAATCAAGGGCCATATAAGCTTTCCTACTCAGATTTTACGAATGGAGATAAAAAAGGGGAACTAAAAGAGCTTACTGTTGATCTTTTGATCGGAGCTGATGGAGCCAATAGCAGAGTCGCAAAAGCAATGGATGCAGGTGATTACAAAGTTGCTATAGCATTTCAGGAAAGAATTAAATTGCCTAAAGAAGAAATGAGTTACTACGAAGATCTTGCTGAAATGTATGTTGGAACTGATGTTTCTCCTGATTTTTATGGGTGGGTATTTCCTAAATATGATCATGTTGCTGTGGGCACAGGAACCATGCAAAAGAATCAGTCATTAATTAAAGGACTTCAAGAGGGTGTAAGAAATAGGGCAAAGAAAAGACTTGTTAATGGTGAAGTAATAAAGGTAGAAGCTCACCCTATTCCAGAGCATCCAAGGCCAAGAAGGGTAGTTGGGAGAATGGCATTGGTTGGTGATGCAGCTGGTTATGTTACAAAAAGTTCTGGAGAGGGTATTTATTTTGCTGCAAAAAGCGGAAGAATGTGTGCTGAAGAAATTGTTGAAGCATCAAAAAATGGTCAAGTAATTCCATCAGAAAAAGATTTAAAAAACTATCTTAAAAAATGGGATAAAAAATATGGCACAACTTATAAGGTGCTAGAAATCCTTCAAAATATTTTCTATAGAAATGATTCTGCTAGAGAAGCCTTTGTTGAGATGTGTGATGACATGGATGTTCAAAGACTTACTTTTGATAGTTACTTATACAAAAGAGTTGTGTCTATGAAACCATTACAGCAACTTAAAATTACGATGCTTACACTTGGTTCGATTTTAAGAGGGAAAGCCCTAGCGCCTCATAAATATAAACCCGTTGATAGTGCCGTTAGGGAAAATAAAGAGGTAGAAAAAATGCTAGAAAATTATTCAATAAAGGGAGGAATTAAAGTTAAGAGTTCAAAAGTGTAA